From a single Brassica oleracea var. oleracea cultivar TO1000 chromosome C5, BOL, whole genome shotgun sequence genomic region:
- the LOC106343772 gene encoding probable purine permease 14 isoform X2, producing MAQNQPIFQIKPEEHFAQIPVSIERDSTTLINSNRKPNHWPTILLSTICVIIGQSIAKLLENFYYDKINRSEYNEHRQNDGVWTQALLQTVGFPLLLLPFIILTAKKHNQPSSDQFHYKSLAVIYICMGIVMSVQGRLSAMGKLEIPFGIFTLIYTTQLFFTPIFARFVNKIKFNRWVVISLVLAIVTGALTLSSSFGGEPDEAELNYARGSWAALFAAVCFSLLLCNIQNVFDSYIFKRTESTTRKPSFSSVFEVIIFSSLVATLISMVGLLIAGEQHDLKREMNGFPKGKGSYVMAMVGQAVSWQIYWVGTVGLVFSVSSVLSNVISVVTWPIVSVLVVIFFNYMDDELDVFKGVALITAVLSAAAYFFRLHKENRNSAY from the exons ATGGCTCAGAATCAACCAATCTTTCAGATCAAGCCAGAAG AACATTTTGCGCAGATTCCCGTCAGCATCGAGCGTGATTCAACCACACTCATAAACTCAAACCGGAAACCAAACCATTGGCCGACGATTCTCCTCTCAACCATCTGCGTCATCATAGGCCAATCCATAGCCAAACTCCTCGAAAACTTCTACTACGACAAAATCAATCGAAGCGAGTACAACGAACACCGCCAAAACGACGGCGTTTGGACTCAAGCTCTCCTCCAAACCGTCGGCTTCCCTCTCCTCCTCCTCCCGTTCATCATCCTCACCGCCAAGAAACACAACCAACCATCTTCCGACCAGTTCCACTACAAATCCTTAGCGGTAATCTACATCTGCATGGGGATCGTCATGTCGGTTCAAGGAAGACTCTCCGCCATGGGAAAGCTCGAGATACCATTCGGTATCTTCACCCTCATCTACACAACGCAGCTCTTCTTCACTCCGATCTTCGCTCGCTTCGTCAATAAAATCAAGTTCAACAGATGGGTCGTTATCTCCTTGGTGTTGGCCATCGTCACCGGAGCTCTCACGTTATCCTCCTCATTCGGCGGCGAGCCGGACGAAGCTGAGCTGAATTACGCAAGAGGCTCATGGGCTGCTCTGTTCGCCGCCGTATGCTTCTCTCTCCTCCTCTGTAACATCCAAAACGTCTTCGACAGCTACATCTTCAAACGCACGGAATCAACCACGAGAAAGCCAAGCTTCTCTTCCGTTTTCGAAGTCATAATCTTCTCCTCTTTAGTCGCAACTCTCATCTCCATGGTGGGACTTCTCATCGCCGGAGAACAACACGATTTGAAGAGGGAGATGAATGGTTTCCCGAAAGGGAAAGGTTCGTACGTGATGGCTATGGTGGGACAAGCGGTTTCGTGGCAGATCTACTGGGTTGGGACTGTGGGACTTGTCTTCTCTGTTTCGAGCGTGTTGTCGAACGTGATCAGCGTCGTTACGTGGCCGATCGTGTCGGTGCTTGTTGTGATCTTCTTTAACTACATGGACGATGAGTTGGATGTTTTCAAAGGTGTCGCCTTGATCACTGCCGTGTTAAGCGCCGCCGCTTATTTCTTTAGGCTTCATAAAGAGAATCGTAATAGTGCGTACTAA
- the LOC106343772 gene encoding probable purine permease 14 isoform X1, which produces MAQNQPIFQIKPEGNEHFAQIPVSIERDSTTLINSNRKPNHWPTILLSTICVIIGQSIAKLLENFYYDKINRSEYNEHRQNDGVWTQALLQTVGFPLLLLPFIILTAKKHNQPSSDQFHYKSLAVIYICMGIVMSVQGRLSAMGKLEIPFGIFTLIYTTQLFFTPIFARFVNKIKFNRWVVISLVLAIVTGALTLSSSFGGEPDEAELNYARGSWAALFAAVCFSLLLCNIQNVFDSYIFKRTESTTRKPSFSSVFEVIIFSSLVATLISMVGLLIAGEQHDLKREMNGFPKGKGSYVMAMVGQAVSWQIYWVGTVGLVFSVSSVLSNVISVVTWPIVSVLVVIFFNYMDDELDVFKGVALITAVLSAAAYFFRLHKENRNSAY; this is translated from the exons ATGGCTCAGAATCAACCAATCTTTCAGATCAAGCCAGAAGGTAATG AACATTTTGCGCAGATTCCCGTCAGCATCGAGCGTGATTCAACCACACTCATAAACTCAAACCGGAAACCAAACCATTGGCCGACGATTCTCCTCTCAACCATCTGCGTCATCATAGGCCAATCCATAGCCAAACTCCTCGAAAACTTCTACTACGACAAAATCAATCGAAGCGAGTACAACGAACACCGCCAAAACGACGGCGTTTGGACTCAAGCTCTCCTCCAAACCGTCGGCTTCCCTCTCCTCCTCCTCCCGTTCATCATCCTCACCGCCAAGAAACACAACCAACCATCTTCCGACCAGTTCCACTACAAATCCTTAGCGGTAATCTACATCTGCATGGGGATCGTCATGTCGGTTCAAGGAAGACTCTCCGCCATGGGAAAGCTCGAGATACCATTCGGTATCTTCACCCTCATCTACACAACGCAGCTCTTCTTCACTCCGATCTTCGCTCGCTTCGTCAATAAAATCAAGTTCAACAGATGGGTCGTTATCTCCTTGGTGTTGGCCATCGTCACCGGAGCTCTCACGTTATCCTCCTCATTCGGCGGCGAGCCGGACGAAGCTGAGCTGAATTACGCAAGAGGCTCATGGGCTGCTCTGTTCGCCGCCGTATGCTTCTCTCTCCTCCTCTGTAACATCCAAAACGTCTTCGACAGCTACATCTTCAAACGCACGGAATCAACCACGAGAAAGCCAAGCTTCTCTTCCGTTTTCGAAGTCATAATCTTCTCCTCTTTAGTCGCAACTCTCATCTCCATGGTGGGACTTCTCATCGCCGGAGAACAACACGATTTGAAGAGGGAGATGAATGGTTTCCCGAAAGGGAAAGGTTCGTACGTGATGGCTATGGTGGGACAAGCGGTTTCGTGGCAGATCTACTGGGTTGGGACTGTGGGACTTGTCTTCTCTGTTTCGAGCGTGTTGTCGAACGTGATCAGCGTCGTTACGTGGCCGATCGTGTCGGTGCTTGTTGTGATCTTCTTTAACTACATGGACGATGAGTTGGATGTTTTCAAAGGTGTCGCCTTGATCACTGCCGTGTTAAGCGCCGCCGCTTATTTCTTTAGGCTTCATAAAGAGAATCGTAATAGTGCGTACTAA